The DNA region ATTTCTAACTCAAGCTTATTAAGTTGTTGCTTGGTAGTATCAATTGCTTCAGGTTTTACTATCTGTTGAATTTCTGTTATTGCTGATATGATTTCGCCTGATGTATTTAACCCGGCGCGACTGAGAGATTTTACCCAGTCTTGGTAATATTCGCCTTCTAGTATTTCTTGGACTTTCTGGCTAATTTCTCCACTTTGAGAAATCCTAAATAGCACTTCCACCTGTGATTTACGAGATATACCGCGTAGTATTGGTGGGATATTTCCTATTTCCCACATTTGTGCGATCGCAAATAACCAAGACTGGATAATCTCAAGTTCAATTCCTTCTTGGATTATCCCTTGAGCTATAGTTTTACGGCGCTTGGTTGCCCTTTGATTCCCAATAGTAGGATTTTTCTTTTGGTCAATTCTTGACTGCATTGAGGCAGCTAGTTTGCGGAGAGCTTCTGCTTTTTCTAAGTTAGGAATATTGAAAATATCTAGTGATGAGTTATCCTCGTTGTAGGACAGATTTAGTAGAGATAGTTGCATTGCTAGATTCCTTTAAATCTTTAACGGCGCATTTAAGAATTAGGGAGGTTGGTACATTCCAAGTTTTTACCTCCCATTCAGTAGCTAATCGTTCGGAGTGACGGATCACTGCACTACTACATTTGTTTTTTCTTACAAGCCAATCTCTAAATTTTTCGGCTTGTTCTTTGTTATCGAACCCGAAATAGCTGGTTTTCCGGTTTCCCAAGGGATCAGTAATAGTTGCTACCCGACGTGAGAGAATATTGAGCGTCCAACCACCGTTAGAAGTGAGTTCGATTTTAGTGATATTTAATTCTGTTGGATTCATAATTCCACTTCAGGAATTGCTGCTAAATATTCCGTAGTTGATATTTCTCTTGCCAGCCATTTATCATGTGCTTCTTGAGGAGTTATTTTATCGGCTAAATGTTTCTTTTTATTGTTGTCTCCTATAAAAGGAGCCAGTGTTTCTTCTAACCGTTCTTTGAAAGCCAAATGTTTTTTATCAGAGTAACTAAACTGGTAGATACTATCAGTATTTATGAACAAGTAAACTAGGCTTATTTGTTCTAATGGCATTCCAGTTCGTTCGTGAAGGAGAAATAATCTCAATTGGGTTTGCCACTTGCTCTCAAGAATTTCAAATTTAAGAGGTTTTTGAATTGTCCAGTCAAACCCAACTACTTGATTTTCACCATAGATAATAAGGTCACACTCGCTATAGAGAAGGATATCGTGATATAAATATTGAATTTGAGCGCTCCATTGTTTGTTTCCAAGGATGTTTATAAAAGGTTTTACCTTATCAACCCAGTTATTAATTTGGGGATATTCCTTTAAGAAAGGTTCGACTGGTAGCCCTAACCCAATTTGTTGCATGACGAGGTGAAACTGACCTCCAGCAACTTCGGATTCACTTTTTACAGTGAGATTAGAATAATTTTTCGTCGATAAACACTCTGGATGATGTTCGGCTAACTCAAGTGTTTTGTGATTGAATCGATTCATAAAAATCTATCCCAAATTTGATTTTTGGGATAAATATGCGTGAGCTAGTTGTGGTGATTTGTCTACGGCATATAGTATTTTTTCAGATTGTCGATACTTGTGTATAAACTTCGGGTTGACATTGCTTTGAGGTCAAAATAACTGACAAACTTTTTCAACCCTCCCGTAAGGGTTAATTCTAGTAAGTACTGGGCTGCGATCGCACTCGTCATTTTATTGACAAATAGCGACTGATAATTTCGTGCTTGAATTTCTGCACATGAGAGGTTATTGTCTGTGATCTCTTCCAGTTGAGGAACTAACAATTCCGGGTGAACCAGCGCCGGAGAGGGAAGATGCAACCAGAATTTAGGTTTGTCTGGGTTATTGGCAGCTTGAACTATATCAAAATTAGAGTGCGTTCCAACTACTACTTGGCCGGAGTGGTTGCTGTTTCCACAATCCAGCCAAAATAGCGATGCTGGCTCATTTGCACTGTTCAGTTTGAGAACTGAGTGAATTTTGCTCCTGGCGGCGCTGTTATCCACACAACCAATAATTACTGTTAGGGTGTTCCATGAATTGGTGGTGTGAATCATATCTTCTTCAAACCAGTCGCAAATGGCTGTAATCTCAATTCCATACTTGGCGCTGCATCTTGCAGCCAGTGTTTGTACCTTTGGTAGCCCAATTTCAGCTTTTTGATAATTTTGGCGGGTGATATTCTTAAGTTCGACAGTATCGCCATCGACGATCGTAAAGTTAATTTCTTTTCCCGTGCGCTGGAGTTGCAGGATAATTCGACATAAGTCTTCTGCAAGAAACCCCCCTGTTCCTCCTGCTCCCACTAAGATGAAGTTGATACGGGTATGATTGCGAGGTAAGACGGGTAAAGCTTGTTGGTAAGCAGTTAATTCGAGCATTTTACCTGTGGTGGCAGTTCAAATATTTGATTAGGGTTGATGTCGAAAAAGTGATTGTATATCCCAATGCGGGTATAGATTGTGGGAATGGTATTCAGTGTGCCGATGATCGCGAACACTCGGAATTTGCCTTTTTCTTCCTGATTGTCCACACTTGAAGGGTAAGCAGCTAGAGTTCCATGACTATGTATTTCCACTAATCCATCTGTATAGCTTTTATCGAGTGCGCTTTCTAAAGATAGGACGTGAGTAGAAGACGCAGTTTGCAGTGGCGTGTGACACCACCATTGGTTGTTTGTCACTCCTAAGTAGAATAGGATTTCCTGTTGGGGGTTGATACTGGCAGCATTGATAATATCAGCGATCGCTTGGCTGGGGACTTTTGGGACTTTTAGACGAAAGTAGGGTTCAAGGGGTTGGAGTCCAGCAACTTGAGTTTGGGCAATTTGCAAGCAAACCTCTAACTCGCGGCGGTGCGATCGCAAGAAAAGTCCATTTGCTGCCAGCCAGTATTCCTGAAGTTTTTGGCTGTAGGGAGGAAAATTATTACTTGTAGCGAAGTGATAACCGATAAAGGGATTCATGATTAACTGAACAGGTGGTTAATAATGTCTTCTGGGGTTGTGACTTTCCAGCTATGAACGGAAACAAGGTCACTTGAAGGGTAGGATTTGGGTTTAGACTCGTGCAATTTGATTAGCTGGTTGCAGATATTGTCGGGATGAGTTTTTGACTTGCCTTGGGACAAGTCCTTATTAAAGGGTGATTTCCAAAACAGATCCCAAGTTTGGCTTATAGTTGCAGCACTGCACATACCGGGAGAATTTCCCCCAAAGCAAATACTAGAGTCGTCCCAGACGTTAGGTAGAGGTGGCTTGTACAGTTGCGCGTCTGGTTTAAATACCCTCCCTTTAACTGCCCACAGGTAATATCTACTACCGCATCCAGCCAACAAAAATGCAGGCATGGGGACAGTAATTACTTTAGTTTCCTGTCCCATAATTTGAATTTGATATTTTT from Nostoc sp. GT001 includes:
- a CDS encoding ThiF family adenylyltransferase; protein product: MLELTAYQQALPVLPRNHTRINFILVGAGGTGGFLAEDLCRIILQLQRTGKEINFTIVDGDTVELKNITRQNYQKAEIGLPKVQTLAARCSAKYGIEITAICDWFEEDMIHTTNSWNTLTVIIGCVDNSAARSKIHSVLKLNSANEPASLFWLDCGNSNHSGQVVVGTHSNFDIVQAANNPDKPKFWLHLPSPALVHPELLVPQLEEITDNNLSCAEIQARNYQSLFVNKMTSAIAAQYLLELTLTGGLKKFVSYFDLKAMSTRSLYTSIDNLKKYYMP
- a CDS encoding Mov34/MPN/PAD-1 family protein translates to MNPFIGYHFATSNNFPPYSQKLQEYWLAANGLFLRSHRRELEVCLQIAQTQVAGLQPLEPYFRLKVPKVPSQAIADIINAASINPQQEILFYLGVTNNQWWCHTPLQTASSTHVLSLESALDKSYTDGLVEIHSHGTLAAYPSSVDNQEEKGKFRVFAIIGTLNTIPTIYTRIGIYNHFFDINPNQIFELPPQVKCSN
- a CDS encoding SAM-dependent DNA methyltransferase translates to MQLSLLNLSYNEDNSSLDIFNIPNLEKAEALRKLAASMQSRIDQKKNPTIGNQRATKRRKTIAQGIIQEGIELEIIQSWLFAIAQMWEIGNIPPILRGISRKSQVEVLFRISQSGEISQKVQEILEGEYYQDWVKSLSRAGLNTSGEIISAITEIQQIVKPEAIDTTKQQLNKLELEIIGMKSGDFFPTPKPVCQRLIQLADIEPNWRILEPSAGSGNIAEYITKTYSNVQLEVVEVNYNLRQILELKGFNLVGKNFLEFNPSHLYNACIMNPPFCELVEHIYQAWKLIISGGVLVSVVPESVFFNRKYQSFKEWLQSNKSYVELVDKDAFLSSNNPTNVATRIIKIIKP